CACAGGCTGACGTCCGGGTGCTGTATCCGGAAGAATTCGACCGGATACTCAAGGACGCCAACCAATTGATCCGCCAAAAGCGCATTGCGGATACGGAAGTGAAAGTGGATTTGTTCAAAGGCCGGCCGCCGTTTGCCAAGAATGAGCGGACCGATAAACTGGCCGCGCACCTGCAGGCGATCTATGCCGATGAATTAGGCCTGGCATTGAAAGTCGAAGGCTCCGGCGGCGGTTCCGATGCGAATTATGCCGCGATCGTCGGTTCGATCGCCGTTGATGGCATGGGGATCGTCGGCGGCAATGACCATACGCCGGAAGAATATATCGAAGTCGGATCGATCGCGCCGCGCCTCTATTTATTGACGCGGACCATCATGGACATCGGCAGCGGCAAGCTGTAAGCAAAAGAAAAGAGTCCGCTCTACCGCGCGCAGCGGCAAGGCGGACTCTTTTCGGCTTATACGCCAAGTTTACGGATCAACGCTTCAAAATAGCGCGACTGGATCTGGTCGCTGGCTAGCGTGCGTTTGATCGGCGGCAGACGCAGCAACGCGCCAAGAATGGCGGACATTACGCGGTGGCTGGTTAATGCGTGATTGTCGAAGATCAGGTTCTGCAGTGTGCCGCGCTCGACCGCCATCTTGACGATGCGGTGCGCCGAGTTGAGCGGCGTGATGACTCGTTTGGCACGGGCGGTTAAGTGCAGCGCGTTGCTTGGACAAGCGCGCGTACATACGCCGCAGCCAAGGCAGAGTTCTTCCTGCAGCTTGGCCCAACGCGCCCGCGGCATGGAGGCTCGGTTGGCGGAGACGAGGCTGAGCGCTTCGACCGGACAGATGTCAACGCATTTACCGCAGCCACTGCAACGCTCATTTAGGATGTGCGGGATGAAATTCGATGTGTGCACCGGGTGCAGAAAGGCGAAGCGGCGCGCGCCGAGCAATGCTTCACAGCAGCAACCGCAGCAGTTGCAGATGAAATTCACGCTTTCACGCACGTTTTCGCCGAATTGAACCAGATTCGCTTCATAAGCCTGATGCAGCAATTCATGGCATTCGCTCTTATCGACCGCGCGCGCGATCTTGTGTTTGATCAAAGAGGCGGCCGCATTGTTGAAGCTCATGCAGATGTCCTGCGGCGCGTCGCAGGCCTGACCGACATGCTCCATCTTATGCCGGCAATAGCAGAGGCCGATTGCGATATGGCTGGCGTTTTCGATGACCTGACTGGCCCGTTCATAATCGAGCACGTGCAGCGACAGTTCGGCAGGCAAAGCGGGTTCCTGCACGAAGGCGCGTCCGAGATGCGTCTCTTCAGCGAACATCGCCTTCACGAAATCGTCTTCCACATTAAGATACTGATAGAATAACTCCGCCAAGGCTCCCTGGTCGAGTTCCGGTCGGATGCGCATCAAAGAAAACTCAAAAAAACCGGCCATGGGCGGCGGCAGAAGAAAAATCTGTCCGTCTTTGGGGTCTGGCATATCGAGCATCAGTCCGCGATCGGCGAAGCGTTCGAGGCGCGTGCGGGCTTCGGCGCTTGAAATGCGCCAGATTTTAGCCGCGCGTGCGGCGCTGAACGGACGCATCGGCAGTTGGGCGAGCATGGCGGCATCCTGTTCGGAAAAAAGCGTGCGCAGGATTTGATAAAGCAGGTCGTCCGGCGGCGCGCCTTCCGGCATTTTGTTAATGCGCGTCACCAAGTCGTGATAGCCCGAGCGGGAAGTGAGATGTGCCATAACGTGCCCTCCTTGATAGAAATGGATGATACTACCATTTCGCTAAGGCGCAGCAGAAATCCTGTTATCGCGCAGTAGAAGATACTGGGCTGATTTGTAGTCGAAGAATCGCGCCGAACAAGATGGTGAGAAAAAGAAAGCTCCAAGCGTTGTCGATACGACAATGCTTGGAGCATCTAGGAGTCTTAAAGACTTGTTGTTATGCGCGTACCCAAGTGGTTTCGCGCTACGCTGAGCAGTTCCTGATAGCGTTCGTTTGAGAACGGGGCTAAATTCTTTAGTTCGCTGCGCACGCCCTGCGGACGAAACGGAATCAGTTTCCAGTGGAAAGATCCGGGCAGGCCGGCCAGCCAAGCGCCGATTGCGTCGATTTCTTCCGCTGAATCCGTATAGCCTTCGATTAGTACCGTGCGCACTTCATAGAGTTTGCCCGCCTGCGCCGTACGGCGTAAGTTTTCTTTGATCAGCTGATTGCCGACGCCGGTCAGTTTTTGGTGCAGCGCAGCGTCGAAGGCTTTGAGATCGAAACAAAATCCGTCGCTTACTGCCAGGAGCGTGCTAAGATCGTCCGGCGGCAGCAAACCGTTCGTATCGACAAAGGCAGTCAGGTTGGTTTGACGATGCAGCTCTGTAAAAAGCTGCACGAGTGCGCTTGTCTGCAGCGTGCATTCGCCGCCCGAGACGGTAATGCCCGATAAGAACGGTGCGGCTCGTTTGATGCGTTCGAGCAAAGTCGCAAGAGAAAGTATGTGCGCCTTAGGTGTGGAAAAGTGAGGACAGGCCGCCAAACATGCGTCGCAGCCAAGGCATTTTTCCGGATCGTGTACGATTCGTCCCTCTTGTTGCGTCAGCGCCGCTGCCGGGCAGACCGGCAGGCACAAGGCGCAGTGGCAGCAGTTTTGCTGCGTCTCCGGGTTGTGGCAGTAGAGGCAGGCCATATTGCAGCCTTGGAGAAAAATAGCCATCCGGCTGCCAGGTCCGTCAATGAACGAGCAGGGCAGGATGCGGTTCACGCAGATGTTCATGCGTAACTAGTCCAACTCTTTCCAGGCGATGATTTCGGCCGGCTTTTTCGCGATCGCAGCGCTTGGCAATGCAGGATAGCCGAGAATGATCGGCGCAACCAGCTCATAATCGGCAGGAATGCCGAATGCGGCTTTTTGCTCCGGCTGGTTCAGATAATAGCTGGCAAAACCGATCCAGCAACTGCCGAGGCCTTTTTCATGCGCGGCGAGCATCAGATTTTGCGCGGCCAGACAGCAGTCGCCAAAGCCGTGAATGTTGTTCGGCTTGGCGAAAAT
The nucleotide sequence above comes from Azotosporobacter soli. Encoded proteins:
- a CDS encoding 4Fe-4S binding protein — its product is MAHLTSRSGYHDLVTRINKMPEGAPPDDLLYQILRTLFSEQDAAMLAQLPMRPFSAARAAKIWRISSAEARTRLERFADRGLMLDMPDPKDGQIFLLPPPMAGFFEFSLMRIRPELDQGALAELFYQYLNVEDDFVKAMFAEETHLGRAFVQEPALPAELSLHVLDYERASQVIENASHIAIGLCYCRHKMEHVGQACDAPQDICMSFNNAAASLIKHKIARAVDKSECHELLHQAYEANLVQFGENVRESVNFICNCCGCCCEALLGARRFAFLHPVHTSNFIPHILNERCSGCGKCVDICPVEALSLVSANRASMPRARWAKLQEELCLGCGVCTRACPSNALHLTARAKRVITPLNSAHRIVKMAVERGTLQNLIFDNHALTSHRVMSAILGALLRLPPIKRTLASDQIQSRYFEALIRKLGV
- a CDS encoding YjjW family glycine radical enzyme activase, with translation MNICVNRILPCSFIDGPGSRMAIFLQGCNMACLYCHNPETQQNCCHCALCLPVCPAAALTQQEGRIVHDPEKCLGCDACLAACPHFSTPKAHILSLATLLERIKRAAPFLSGITVSGGECTLQTSALVQLFTELHRQTNLTAFVDTNGLLPPDDLSTLLAVSDGFCFDLKAFDAALHQKLTGVGNQLIKENLRRTAQAGKLYEVRTVLIEGYTDSAEEIDAIGAWLAGLPGSFHWKLIPFRPQGVRSELKNLAPFSNERYQELLSVARNHLGTRITTSL